Proteins encoded together in one Bradyrhizobium sp. PSBB068 window:
- the obgE gene encoding GTPase ObgE, translating into MKFLDEAKVYIRSGDGGNGCVAFRREKFIEFGGPSGGNGGRGGDVIIESVDGLNTLIDYRYQQHFKAQKGTNGMGKDRHGANGKSIVLKVPVGTQVFDEDRETLLHDFTELGEKFVLATGGNGGFGNAHFKSSTNRAPRNANPGAPGEERWIWLRLKLIADAGLVGLPNAGKSTFLSVVSAARPKIADYPFTTLHPQLGVVNYGGREFVLADIPGLIEGAHEGAGLGDRFLGHVERCRVLLHLIDATCEHAGKAYKTVRTELEAYAGQLADKIEIVALNKIDAVAPDELKKQKDRLKRAAKKTPLLLSGATGEGVQDALRALVEVIGEAPVSNKAKGGQAEPWATPVPQG; encoded by the coding sequence ATGAAATTCCTCGATGAAGCCAAGGTCTATATTCGCTCGGGCGACGGCGGCAATGGCTGCGTCGCGTTCCGGCGCGAGAAGTTCATCGAGTTTGGCGGCCCCTCCGGCGGCAATGGCGGCCGCGGCGGCGACGTCATCATCGAGTCCGTCGACGGGCTGAACACGCTGATCGACTACCGTTATCAGCAACACTTCAAGGCCCAGAAGGGCACCAATGGCATGGGCAAGGACCGCCATGGCGCCAACGGCAAATCGATCGTGCTGAAAGTGCCGGTCGGCACCCAGGTGTTCGACGAGGACCGCGAGACCCTGCTGCACGACTTCACCGAGCTCGGCGAAAAATTCGTGCTGGCGACCGGCGGCAATGGCGGCTTCGGCAACGCGCATTTCAAATCCTCCACCAACCGCGCGCCGCGCAACGCCAATCCCGGCGCGCCGGGCGAAGAGCGCTGGATCTGGCTGCGGCTGAAGCTGATTGCGGATGCCGGCCTGGTCGGCCTGCCCAACGCGGGCAAATCGACCTTCCTCTCCGTGGTCAGCGCGGCGCGGCCGAAGATCGCCGACTATCCCTTCACGACGCTGCATCCGCAGCTCGGCGTGGTGAATTACGGCGGCCGTGAATTCGTGCTCGCCGACATTCCCGGCCTGATCGAGGGCGCGCATGAAGGCGCCGGCCTCGGCGATCGTTTTCTGGGCCATGTCGAGCGCTGCCGCGTGCTGCTGCATCTGATCGATGCGACCTGCGAACATGCCGGCAAGGCCTACAAGACCGTGCGCACCGAGCTCGAAGCCTATGCGGGCCAGCTCGCCGACAAGATCGAGATCGTCGCGCTCAACAAGATCGACGCGGTCGCGCCCGACGAGCTGAAGAAGCAGAAGGACCGCCTCAAGCGGGCCGCGAAGAAGACGCCGCTGCTGCTGTCAGGCGCAACCGGTGAAGGCGTGCAGGACGCGCTGCGTGCGCTGGTCGAGGTGATCGGCGAGGCGCCGGTGTCCAACAAGGCCAAGGGCGGCCAGGCGGAGCCGTGGGCGACGCCGGTGCCGCAGGGTTGA
- a CDS encoding glutamate 5-kinase: MKRPALKNFRRIVVKVGSSLLVDSQAGEVHASWLAALVEDIAKLHKRGCEVMVVSSGSIALGRSRLKLPRGPLKLEESQAAAAVGQIALARIWSEVLGHHGIGAGQILVTLQDTEERRRYLNARSTIAKLLEWGAVPVINENDTVATTEIRYGDNDRLAARVATMASADLLILLSDIDGLYTAPPAVDPDAKLIPVVESITSEIEGMAGSAGSELSRGGMTTKIEAAKIATTAGTHMLIASGKIEHPLQAIADGGRCTWFLTPANPVTARKRWIAGSLEPKGTLTIDAGAVAALRAGKSLLPAGVVRVDGQFARGDAVVVRGPDTHEIGRGLVAYDAENAEKIKGRSSPDVMAILGISGRSEMIHRDDLVIGPAGAIPAK, from the coding sequence ATGAAACGCCCCGCGCTCAAGAACTTTCGCCGCATCGTCGTCAAGGTCGGCTCGTCGCTGCTGGTCGATTCGCAGGCCGGCGAGGTGCACGCCTCCTGGCTCGCGGCGCTGGTCGAGGACATCGCAAAGCTGCACAAGCGCGGCTGCGAGGTCATGGTGGTGTCGTCGGGCTCGATCGCGCTCGGCCGCAGCCGCCTGAAGCTGCCGCGCGGCCCGCTGAAGCTCGAGGAGAGCCAGGCTGCCGCAGCCGTCGGCCAGATCGCGCTGGCGCGGATCTGGTCGGAGGTGCTCGGCCATCACGGCATCGGGGCCGGACAGATCCTGGTGACGCTGCAGGACACCGAGGAGCGCCGCCGCTACCTCAATGCGCGTTCGACGATCGCCAAGCTCTTGGAATGGGGCGCGGTGCCCGTGATCAACGAGAACGACACCGTCGCCACCACAGAGATCCGCTACGGCGACAATGATCGTCTCGCCGCCCGCGTCGCCACCATGGCGAGCGCGGATCTCTTGATCCTGCTGTCCGACATCGACGGTCTCTACACCGCACCGCCCGCGGTCGATCCCGATGCGAAGCTGATTCCGGTGGTCGAGAGCATCACCTCGGAGATCGAGGGCATGGCCGGCTCGGCCGGCTCCGAGCTGTCGCGCGGCGGCATGACCACCAAGATCGAGGCAGCCAAGATCGCGACCACCGCCGGCACCCACATGCTGATCGCCTCGGGCAAGATCGAGCACCCCCTGCAGGCGATCGCTGACGGCGGCCGCTGCACCTGGTTCCTGACCCCGGCCAATCCCGTCACCGCGCGCAAGCGCTGGATCGCGGGCTCGCTGGAGCCGAAGGGCACGCTGACCATCGATGCCGGCGCAGTGGCCGCGCTGCGCGCCGGCAAGAGCCTGCTGCCGGCCGGCGTCGTCAGGGTCGACGGCCAGTTCGCGCGCGGCGATGCCGTGGTGGTGCGCGGCCCCGACACCCATGAGATCGGCCGCGGCCTCGTCGCCTACGACGCCGAGAACGCCGAGAAGATCAAGGGCCGCTCCTCGCCTGACGTGATGGCGATTCTGGGCATCAGCGGCCGGTCCGAGATGATCCACCGCGACGACCTCGTGATCGGCCCGGCAGGCGCGATCCCGGCCAAGTAG
- a CDS encoding GNAT family N-acetyltransferase: protein MLQDIPTPTLREARACVLETERLTLRKPTLADVKAIARLANDRRIAENTRRLPHPYTQDDAIEFVRALGAGGRETVFLIENNHTPVGMVGIDWREETSAELGYWLGVDYWGQGFGTEAARAVIDYYFEEFDLDQLIAGARVVNPSSRNILEKCGFQWSGVELHRFEALGSSSPVDAFRLSRGVWTSLKRWNSSKRRES from the coding sequence ATGTTGCAGGACATCCCGACGCCGACCTTGCGCGAGGCAAGAGCTTGCGTCCTCGAGACCGAACGGCTGACATTGCGCAAGCCGACGCTCGCGGACGTAAAAGCAATCGCACGCCTCGCCAATGATCGCCGCATCGCGGAGAACACCCGCCGCCTGCCGCATCCCTATACCCAGGACGACGCCATCGAATTCGTGCGCGCGCTCGGCGCCGGCGGCCGCGAGACCGTTTTCCTGATCGAGAACAATCACACGCCGGTCGGCATGGTCGGCATCGACTGGCGCGAGGAGACATCGGCCGAGCTCGGCTACTGGCTCGGCGTCGATTATTGGGGCCAAGGCTTCGGCACCGAGGCCGCGCGCGCCGTGATCGATTACTACTTCGAGGAATTCGATCTCGACCAGCTGATCGCGGGCGCCCGCGTCGTCAACCCGTCGTCGCGCAACATCCTCGAGAAGTGCGGCTTCCAGTGGAGCGGCGTCGAGCTGCACCGCTTCGAGGCGCTGGGCTCGTCGAGCCCGGTCGATGCCTTCCGCCTGTCGCGCGGCGTCTGGACCTCGCTGAAGCGCTGGAACAGCTCGAAGCGGCGGGAGAGCTGA
- a CDS encoding DMT family transporter, translated as MSLFAKLSSYDDRSARLAGIGLMLLSIFMFSVGDAMGKFIVATYSVGQLLWLRACAALLVLLPMVWKRRADFRHLERPWLQLLRVTLSTVEVAAFFLATVYLPLADVITYYLAGPIFVTAMSGLLLGEHVGWRRWTAILVGFCGVLIALRPSAQTISWPAMIALGGSLSFAVLMLITRSLRATPDIVLATSQFGGTFILGLVLSSFGWVTPSAGSLVLFFAAGIISVAALLCVNRSLKLAPASVVVPYQYSMIVWAVIFGFVVFGDVPSWATIVGAAIIIAAGLYIFVREQQLGRPDSAVNPPA; from the coding sequence ATGAGCCTGTTCGCAAAACTGTCCTCCTACGACGATCGATCGGCGCGGCTCGCCGGCATCGGCTTGATGCTGCTGTCGATCTTCATGTTCTCGGTCGGCGACGCGATGGGCAAATTCATCGTCGCCACCTACTCGGTCGGGCAATTGCTGTGGCTGCGCGCCTGCGCGGCGCTGCTGGTGCTGCTGCCGATGGTGTGGAAGCGGCGCGCGGATTTCCGGCATCTGGAGCGGCCGTGGCTGCAATTGCTGCGCGTCACGCTATCGACCGTGGAGGTCGCGGCGTTCTTCCTGGCGACGGTCTATCTGCCGCTTGCCGACGTCATCACCTACTATCTGGCCGGACCGATCTTCGTCACCGCGATGTCGGGCCTCTTGCTCGGCGAGCATGTCGGCTGGCGGCGCTGGACCGCGATCCTGGTCGGCTTCTGCGGGGTGCTGATCGCGCTCAGGCCATCCGCGCAGACCATCAGCTGGCCGGCGATGATCGCGCTCGGCGGCAGCCTGTCGTTTGCCGTGCTGATGCTGATCACACGCTCGCTGCGCGCAACGCCCGACATCGTGCTGGCGACGTCGCAATTCGGCGGCACCTTCATCCTCGGCCTCGTGCTGTCGTCGTTCGGCTGGGTGACGCCATCGGCCGGCAGCCTCGTGCTGTTCTTCGCCGCCGGCATCATCTCGGTCGCGGCGCTGCTCTGTGTGAACAGGTCGCTGAAGCTCGCGCCGGCCAGCGTGGTGGTGCCGTACCAATATTCGATGATCGTCTGGGCGGTGATCTTCGGCTTCGTGGTGTTTGGCGACGTGCCGTCCTGGGCCACGATCGTCGGCGCCGCCATCATCATCGCGGCCGGCCTCTACATCTTCGTGCGCGAGCAGCAGCTCGGGCGACCTGACTCCGCGGTGAACCCGCCGGCCTAA
- the rsfS gene encoding ribosome silencing factor, with the protein MQAQPDAAELNAAKPDADKTLSLVLSRLDDMKAEETITIDLRGKSAYSDYMIITTGRANRHVGAIAENVTKSLKENGVKNIHVEGLPNCDWVLIDSGDVIVHVFRPEVREFYNLERLWTQNPAVAAV; encoded by the coding sequence TTGCAGGCGCAACCGGACGCTGCCGAACTGAACGCTGCCAAACCGGATGCCGACAAGACGCTGAGCCTGGTCCTCTCTCGCCTCGATGACATGAAGGCGGAAGAGACGATCACCATCGACCTTCGCGGCAAATCCGCATACTCCGACTACATGATCATCACCACCGGCCGGGCCAACCGGCACGTTGGTGCGATCGCGGAGAATGTGACGAAGAGCCTCAAGGAAAACGGGGTCAAGAACATCCATGTCGAGGGCTTGCCCAATTGCGACTGGGTGCTGATCGATTCCGGCGATGTGATCGTTCACGTGTTCAGGCCTGAGGTGCGTGAGTTCTACAATCTCGAGCGGTTGTGGACTCAGAACCCGGCAGTCGCGGCGGTCTAA
- a CDS encoding MaoC family dehydratase codes for MSDFDPTQHRMVPAQRWFEDFVLGERFVIPSRTQTSAVFAAFQTASGDTHPIHYDVEYCRSRGMPDLLAHGFQTLVHTAPGAGLFPYVVEESLIGFLEQSSKFLKPVYAGDTIYPALEVIELSPGKTTGVVTLRSTVYNQRRELVLEGMQKFLVRRRPS; via the coding sequence ATGAGCGACTTCGACCCCACCCAGCATCGCATGGTCCCCGCGCAGCGCTGGTTCGAGGATTTCGTGCTCGGCGAGCGCTTCGTGATTCCGAGCCGGACCCAGACCTCGGCCGTGTTCGCGGCGTTCCAGACCGCAAGCGGCGATACCCATCCGATCCATTACGACGTCGAGTATTGCCGCAGCCGCGGCATGCCTGATTTGCTCGCGCACGGCTTCCAGACCCTGGTGCACACCGCGCCCGGCGCAGGGCTGTTTCCCTATGTCGTGGAGGAATCGCTGATCGGCTTCCTGGAACAGTCGAGCAAGTTCCTCAAGCCGGTCTATGCCGGCGACACCATCTACCCGGCGCTGGAGGTGATCGAGCTGTCACCGGGCAAGACCACCGGCGTCGTGACGCTGCGCTCGACCGTGTACAACCAGCGCCGCGAGTTGGTGCTGGAAGGAATGCAGAAATTCTTGGTGCGGCGGCGGCCGAGCTAG
- the rlmH gene encoding 23S rRNA (pseudouridine(1915)-N(3))-methyltransferase RlmH has translation MRLVVICIGRLKQGPERELAERYRERFEDIGRKLGFRGLEVHEIPESRARDTAARIAEEAAAISALLPEKHMLVALDERGKSIDSASFAQQLGRWRDEGAAHTAFVIGGADGLSPELQRKASLRIAFGSATWPHQMVRVMLLEQIYRAATILAGHPYHRA, from the coding sequence ATGCGTCTCGTCGTGATCTGCATCGGCCGCCTGAAACAGGGCCCTGAACGGGAGCTCGCCGAGCGTTACCGCGAGCGCTTCGAGGATATCGGCCGCAAGCTCGGCTTTCGCGGCCTCGAGGTTCATGAAATTCCGGAGAGCCGCGCGCGCGACACCGCCGCGCGTATCGCGGAAGAAGCCGCGGCGATCTCCGCATTGCTGCCGGAAAAGCATATGCTGGTCGCGCTCGACGAACGCGGCAAGAGCATCGACAGCGCAAGCTTTGCGCAGCAGCTCGGCCGCTGGCGCGACGAGGGGGCTGCACATACTGCCTTCGTGATCGGCGGCGCCGACGGACTTTCGCCTGAATTGCAGCGCAAGGCTTCGTTGCGTATTGCATTCGGCTCCGCGACCTGGCCGCATCAAATGGTCCGCGTCATGCTTCTGGAACAGATTTATCGGGCCGCGACCATTTTGGCCGGCCATCCCTATCACCGCGCGTGA
- a CDS encoding peptidoglycan DD-metalloendopeptidase family protein: MQHKRDQLFDLRATRRRWLSFLLPPSIALLVASAHAQAPSPTPQPAQQAATTATSPDDAIKQREQELEAAREQQRKATELQDKLKADIAAIGQDRSKLNQQLIDIAGQVRSVETRIADAEARLQPLDGREREIRTSLDSRRSDVIEVLAALQRAGRRTPPALLVRPEDALQSLRTAMLLGAVVPELRVRAEKLAADLGELVALRKTISTERDALAADRDKLREDQTRLAALVDERQRQQSAAEKDMETEGARAIALSKQADNLQGLIAKMEQDLKSAAKAAATASLQGAPATVNGKPNLGALKDPARMSPAVAFASAKGLFSYPVNGTKIREFGGSDGAGGVQKGISLAAKPGAQVTTPCDGWVVYAGPFRSYGQLLILNAGGGYHVLIAGMERISVNIGQFVLTGEPVATMGSTSQVASILATNASQPVLYVEFRKDGTPIDPGPWWAANEGEKVRG; the protein is encoded by the coding sequence ATGCAGCACAAGCGAGACCAGCTCTTCGATCTTCGCGCCACGCGACGACGCTGGCTGTCCTTCCTGCTGCCGCCGTCGATTGCGCTCCTCGTCGCTTCGGCACATGCGCAGGCCCCATCACCGACGCCGCAGCCGGCGCAACAAGCCGCCACGACCGCAACATCCCCCGACGACGCCATCAAGCAGCGTGAGCAGGAGCTCGAGGCCGCGCGCGAGCAGCAGCGCAAGGCGACCGAGCTGCAGGACAAGCTGAAGGCCGACATCGCCGCGATCGGCCAGGACCGCAGCAAGCTCAACCAGCAGCTGATCGATATTGCCGGCCAGGTGCGCAGCGTCGAGACCCGTATCGCGGATGCCGAGGCACGCCTGCAGCCGCTCGACGGCCGCGAGCGCGAGATCCGCACCTCGCTCGATTCACGTCGCTCTGACGTGATCGAGGTGCTGGCGGCGTTGCAGCGCGCCGGACGACGCACCCCGCCGGCGCTGCTGGTGCGGCCCGAGGACGCGCTGCAATCGCTGCGCACCGCGATGCTGCTCGGCGCCGTGGTGCCGGAATTGCGCGTCCGCGCCGAGAAGCTTGCCGCGGATCTCGGCGAACTGGTCGCGCTGCGCAAGACCATCTCGACCGAGCGCGACGCACTGGCGGCCGACCGCGACAAGCTGCGGGAAGACCAGACCCGCCTGGCGGCGCTGGTCGACGAGCGGCAGCGGCAGCAGAGCGCGGCCGAAAAGGACATGGAGACCGAAGGCGCGCGCGCCATTGCGCTGTCCAAGCAGGCCGACAATCTGCAGGGCCTGATCGCGAAGATGGAGCAGGACCTCAAGAGCGCGGCCAAGGCTGCCGCCACCGCCAGCCTCCAGGGAGCCCCGGCGACCGTTAACGGTAAGCCGAATTTGGGAGCGTTGAAGGATCCGGCCCGCATGAGCCCGGCGGTCGCCTTCGCCTCGGCCAAAGGCCTGTTCTCCTATCCCGTGAATGGCACCAAGATTCGCGAATTTGGCGGTTCCGACGGCGCGGGGGGCGTACAAAAAGGCATTTCTTTGGCAGCCAAACCGGGCGCGCAGGTCACAACCCCGTGTGACGGCTGGGTTGTTTACGCCGGTCCTTTCCGCAGCTATGGACAACTCTTGATCCTCAATGCCGGGGGCGGGTATCATGTCCTGATCGCCGGGATGGAGCGTATTTCGGTAAACATCGGCCAGTTTGTACTCACGGGGGAGCCGGTTGCGACGATGGGATCGACATCCCAGGTTGCATCCATTCTCGCGACCAATGCGAGCCAGCCAGTGCTCTATGTCGAGTTCCGGAAAGACGGCACTCCAATCGATCCAGGTCCATGGTGGGCCGCAAATGAAGGCGAAAAGGTTCGCGGATGA
- a CDS encoding nicotinate-nucleotide adenylyltransferase, whose product MPLSAAQALPFYTNGMRIGLLGGSFNPPHAAHRAISLFALKRLQLDRVWWLLTPGNPLKNHDGLHALNERAAAARRVADDPRIDISCLEAVIGVSYTVDTIIHLRRRVSGVHFVWIMGADNLAQFHRWKDWRRIASDVPIAVIDRPPQSFRALAAPAAQALSRYRMPENQATRLADQQAPAWVFLTGMKSNLSSTGLRNPDGSWRTA is encoded by the coding sequence GTGCCGTTGTCCGCGGCCCAGGCGCTTCCGTTCTACACCAACGGCATGCGCATCGGGCTGCTCGGCGGCTCGTTCAATCCGCCGCACGCCGCGCACCGCGCCATCAGCCTGTTCGCGCTGAAGCGCCTGCAGCTCGACCGCGTGTGGTGGCTGCTGACGCCGGGCAATCCGCTCAAGAACCATGACGGCCTGCATGCGCTCAACGAGCGCGCCGCGGCGGCGCGCCGCGTTGCCGACGATCCGCGCATCGACATCTCTTGTCTCGAAGCTGTCATTGGCGTCAGCTACACTGTCGACACGATCATCCACTTGCGCCGTCGTGTCTCCGGCGTGCACTTTGTCTGGATCATGGGCGCTGACAATCTCGCGCAATTTCATCGCTGGAAAGATTGGCGGCGCATCGCGTCCGATGTGCCGATTGCCGTGATCGACCGACCACCCCAGAGCTTCCGCGCCCTTGCCGCACCGGCGGCGCAGGCGCTCTCGCGCTATCGCATGCCCGAAAATCAGGCGACACGGCTGGCCGATCAGCAGGCGCCGGCCTGGGTGTTCCTGACAGGAATGAAATCCAATCTGTCTTCGACCGGACTGCGGAACCCGGACGGGAGCTGGAGAACGGCGTGA
- a CDS encoding IS4 family transposase, with translation MVAGKDVCLRRLAGGMRAREVRFNRFLGNAKVTTTRIIESWSDGTVMAAEGRHVLAIQDTSEINFATKAQNRRGLGEIGHGNTRGVLLHPMLAADAESGCCLGLLHGEIWTRQGRRTVSHDNRDLKDKESQRWIATALAAKPLLAKAAMVTMLGDRESDIFALYACAAEHQFHVIARSMHDRKLADGCGLYAASEAMTSIEQRTIVLPARAQRPERAALLDLRFGAVELARPQTKFLRHLPKSLPLILVDVREIEPQAGIEPLHWRLLTTHPVTNAEEAWRIIEWYKRRWLIEQFFRILKTQGLKLEDSQIGTAERLLKLVAIAAKAAVISLQLVQARDGRDNQSVRIAFNAGEVATLAALNRNLEAQSKRLRNPHPPDSLAWAAWIIGRLGGWDGYPSSKPPGPITMKHGLQYFHAAAAGWSLRDLCMP, from the coding sequence ATGGTCGCGGGCAAGGATGTCTGCCTGCGACGGCTGGCAGGAGGCATGCGTGCCCGGGAGGTGCGCTTCAACCGCTTTCTCGGCAATGCCAAGGTGACGACGACGCGGATAATCGAAAGCTGGAGCGATGGTACGGTAATGGCGGCCGAAGGCCGCCATGTGCTGGCGATCCAGGATACCAGCGAGATCAATTTTGCCACCAAGGCACAAAACCGGCGTGGCTTGGGCGAGATCGGTCATGGCAACACCCGCGGGGTGTTGCTGCACCCGATGCTGGCCGCAGACGCGGAAAGCGGCTGCTGCCTTGGCCTGTTGCACGGCGAGATCTGGACCCGCCAGGGCCGCCGCACCGTCTCGCACGACAATCGCGATCTGAAGGACAAAGAATCGCAACGCTGGATCGCGACCGCTCTGGCAGCCAAGCCGCTGTTGGCGAAGGCTGCGATGGTGACCATGCTGGGCGACCGCGAGAGCGACATCTTCGCGCTCTACGCCTGCGCCGCAGAACACCAGTTCCACGTCATTGCCCGGAGCATGCATGATCGCAAGCTGGCGGATGGCTGTGGCCTGTATGCGGCCAGCGAGGCCATGACCAGCATCGAACAACGGACCATCGTATTGCCTGCGCGAGCACAACGGCCTGAGCGGGCTGCGCTTCTCGATCTGCGCTTCGGCGCCGTCGAACTGGCCCGACCGCAAACCAAGTTCCTGCGCCATCTGCCGAAAAGCCTACCCTTGATCCTGGTCGATGTGCGCGAGATCGAGCCGCAGGCCGGGATCGAGCCGCTGCACTGGCGGCTGCTCACCACGCATCCGGTGACGAATGCAGAAGAGGCCTGGCGCATTATCGAATGGTACAAGCGGCGGTGGCTGATCGAGCAGTTCTTCCGCATCTTGAAGACACAAGGCCTCAAGCTCGAAGACAGTCAGATCGGGACCGCCGAGCGGCTTCTCAAGCTGGTCGCGATCGCGGCCAAGGCGGCAGTCATCTCCCTTCAGCTTGTGCAGGCGCGCGATGGTCGCGACAACCAGTCTGTCCGAATTGCCTTCAATGCTGGGGAAGTCGCTACACTTGCCGCCCTCAATCGCAACCTCGAAGCCCAAAGCAAGCGGCTGAGAAACCCGCACCCGCCTGACAGCCTCGCTTGGGCCGCCTGGATTATCGGCCGGCTCGGCGGCTGGGACGGCTATCCATCGTCCAAACCGCCGGGCCCCATCACTATGAAACACGGCCTGCAATACTTCCACGCCGCAGCCGCTGGATGGTCCCTCAGAGATCTGTGCATGCCCTAG
- a CDS encoding glutamate-5-semialdehyde dehydrogenase, whose protein sequence is MSAPLKAIDGNADLTALMTDLAAKARAAARVLALAPPEQKNRALAAIERAIRANAPAILAANAEDVAEARAGGMTAAFVDRLTLTQARVEAMADGVATVREIIDPVGAVTESWQRPNGMTIERVRVPLGVIGVIFESRPNVAADAGVLCLKSGNAVILRGGSDSFRSCRAIHQCLVQGLREAGLPEAAITLVPTRDRTAVGLMLTGLNGGIDVIVPRGGKSLVARVEAEARVPVFAHLEGVNHIYVDASARLDMAKSVVLNAKMRRPGVCGAVETLLIDRNAAATKLKPLVELLIDAGCEVRGDDIVQGVDARVKPASDEDWTTEYEDAIISAKIVDSLDAAIAHIQNHGSHHTDAIVTEDAAAAQRFLNEVDSAIVLHNASTQFADGGEFGFGAEIGIATGKFHARGPVGAEQLTSFKYRVHGSGQTRP, encoded by the coding sequence ATGAGCGCCCCCCTGAAGGCGATCGACGGCAACGCCGATCTCACCGCCCTGATGACCGACCTCGCCGCCAAGGCGCGCGCCGCCGCGCGCGTGCTGGCGCTGGCGCCGCCGGAGCAGAAGAACCGGGCGCTCGCCGCGATCGAACGCGCGATCCGCGCCAATGCGCCGGCCATTCTCGCCGCCAATGCCGAGGATGTCGCCGAGGCGCGCGCGGGCGGCATGACCGCGGCCTTCGTCGACCGCCTGACGCTGACGCAGGCGCGCGTCGAGGCCATGGCCGATGGCGTCGCAACCGTGCGCGAGATCATCGATCCGGTCGGCGCCGTCACCGAAAGCTGGCAGCGGCCGAACGGCATGACCATCGAGCGCGTCCGCGTGCCGCTCGGCGTCATCGGCGTGATCTTCGAGAGCCGTCCCAACGTCGCCGCCGACGCCGGCGTGCTGTGCCTGAAGTCCGGCAACGCCGTGATCCTGCGCGGCGGCTCCGACAGCTTCCGCTCCTGCCGCGCGATCCATCAATGCCTGGTGCAGGGCCTGCGTGAAGCCGGCCTGCCCGAGGCCGCGATCACGCTGGTGCCGACCCGTGACCGCACAGCCGTCGGCCTGATGCTGACCGGATTGAACGGCGGCATCGACGTGATCGTGCCGCGCGGCGGCAAGAGCCTGGTCGCGCGCGTCGAGGCGGAAGCGCGCGTTCCGGTGTTCGCGCATCTCGAAGGCGTCAACCACATCTACGTCGATGCCAGCGCCAGGCTCGATATGGCCAAGTCGGTCGTGCTGAACGCCAAGATGCGGCGTCCCGGGGTCTGCGGCGCGGTCGAGACCCTGCTGATCGATCGCAACGCAGCCGCGACGAAACTCAAACCGCTGGTCGAGCTGCTGATCGACGCCGGTTGCGAGGTGCGCGGCGACGACATCGTGCAGGGCGTCGATGCCAGGGTGAAGCCCGCATCCGACGAGGACTGGACCACCGAATACGAGGACGCGATCATCTCGGCGAAGATCGTCGACAGCCTCGACGCCGCGATTGCGCATATCCAGAATCACGGCTCGCATCACACCGATGCGATCGTGACCGAGGATGCCGCAGCCGCGCAGCGATTCCTCAACGAGGTCGATTCGGCGATCGTGCTGCACAACGCCTCGACCCAGTTCGCCGATGGCGGCGAGTTCGGCTTCGGCGCGGAGATCGGCATTGCCACCGGCAAATTCCACGCCCGCGGGCCCGTCGGCGCCGAGCAGCTGACGAGCTTCAAGTACCGTGTCCACGGCTCCGGGCAGACACGGCCGTGA